CAGATTCAATAAGAGCTTCTCTTAAATTCTTTCCCCGCTTCATGAGGGTATTTGTATAGTCAATTAAAAGTGTACCATTTTTAGAAGCTAATCCATCCAGCATTATAAATCCTATAAGAGACATCATATTCAAGGTTTTACCAGTAATTGCAAGTATTCCTATGGCTCCTATTAGAGCACAAGGGAGAGATATCATTCTGATAAATGGAGTCAAGAAGGATTCGTAGAGTACAACTAATATCATGTAAATAAGTACTAAGGAAATAATCAATACTTCTATAAGAGAAGTAAAGTTAGTTGACATACTCTCCTGATTTCCACCAAATTTAATTTCATAACCTTCTGGAACAGATAATGGCTTTAACTTTTCAGTTAAATCCTTACTTACAGCACCAAGGGCCCTTCCCTGGATATTCGCAGAAACAGTAGCGACATCTTGTCTATCCTGTCTTGATATAGATTTTGGACTGTCAGCTTTTACTATTTTTGCAACTTCACTTATAGGAACAGATTGACCTGAACTGCTGATTATTTTTATAGAGCCTATATCTGAAGCGGTTTTTACATATTTATCGTTAAATTTTACTGTTATATCATAGTCGTCTCCTTTGGTTGTATATATTCCTGCAGATGAACCTTGAATTGCGGTTCTCAGTACTGAAGATAAATCTGATATGGATACACCATACTGGGATGCGGCCAATCTGTCCATCTGTACTTTTAATTCACTGTCACTTGCCTTGGTAGAATTATCCACATCTGTAATACCTGAAACTGTTTTTATTGTTTCTTCTACCTTGTTGGATATTTCACTTATGGTATCTGAATCATCACCTAATATTTGAATTGATATAGGTTTACTGCTGCCGCTGCTTACATCAGATTCAACCACAGAAAAATCTGTTCCTGAAAGTGAAGCATTTCCCCAGCTTCGAACTTTTTTAGCCACTTCAGATTGAGATATGGTTCTTTCAGCTTTAGGGTAAAGTTCTACATATATGCTTGCAGTATTTGAAGTGCTGGAATTTACACTGTCACCGCTGGAACCTATCATAGCATAATAAGTTTTTATTTCTTTAACTCCATGTAAATAGTTTTCTACTTGTTTAACACTTTTGTCCATCTGATTTAAGGTTGCTCCTGAATCAAAGGTCATATTTATATTAAAGGAGCTTTGATCCGTGGAAGGAATAAGTTCTGTTCCTATGGCACCTGCTGGTATTAAGAGTATAGTACCTATTAATGCAGCTATACTAATAATTAGCACTCTTTTCCTGTGATTTAATGACCATATGAGAGCTTTTTTATAGGTTACAGTTATGTTATCTAGAGAATTTGAAAGAGAACTAAACATTTTATAAATTTTAGTATTTTTAATTCTGGTAAATCTACCAGAAGCTTTTTTATGGTTGTCGTCATTTCCTTTAAACACTCTGGATGCCAGCATAGGAGTAATGGTAAAGGAAACAAATAGGGAAAATAATGCTGCAAAAGCTATGGTCAATCCAAATTCTTTAAAGAACTGTCCTGCCATGCCTGATATAAATGCAACTGGAGCAAATACAACTACATCGCAAAGTGTTATGGCAATAGCCGCGAGACCTATTTCATTACGTCCATCTATAGCCGCTTGATGGGGATGTTTTTTCATGGATAGATGTTGTTTTATGTTATCCAGTACAACAATTGAATCATCTACCAAAATACCTATACAGAGGGATAAGCCCATAAGAGACATCATATTTAGTGTAAATTTCATAACATACATCATAAAAAAGGTGGCAATAAGGGAGGTAGGTATGGCTACAAGTACTATTAATGAAGATTTCCAGCTCTTTAAGAATATAAATAAAACTAAAGCAGTGGTTATTATACCTTCTATTAAAGTACGTTTTATCTCAGTAAGAGATGAAGTTATAAATTTAGTACTATCGTAGGCAGCCACTAAATTTATTCCTTTTGGCAGCCGTTTTTTAACTTTTTCAAGTTCTGCATTTATATTATTTACAGTTTCAATTACATTTGCATCACTTTGTTTTTGTATGCTTATTCCTATGGTATCTTTACCGTTTATTCTTATGTATTGATTTTCATCGGGATATTCTAAATTTATGTCAGCTATATCAGACAAACGAACAGTACCCCCAATTGAAGTAGGTATTAATAAATTTCTTATTTCATCTATATCTTCAAGTTGACTCATGATTCTTACAGTTTCATTTAGGTTATCTTGTTTTATTTGACCTGCAGGAAAGCTTACATTATCTGATTGCAATTTAGAAATTAGTAGGCTTGTATTTACTCCATAGAATTCTACAGCGGCTTTATCCAGTTTTATAATAAGCTGTTTTTGCTGGGTTCCAAGGAGAGAGACATTTCCTACACCCTCAACTTTTTTGAGAGAGTCTGTTATATTGTTGGATTCATTATACAATTCTTCGTGGGATACATTTCCAGACACGGATAACATCAAAACAGGCATGGCATTTGTGTCCATTTTAAATAAAAGAGGTTTGTCTGCATTTTTAGGAAGTTTAGCTTGAGCAGTATCTACAGCTTTTTGTACATCTAAAAAGGCAGTATTCATATTTGCATCACTTTTAAACATTATAGTGGTTTGTCCATATCCTTCGCTTGCAGTAGATTGCAGG
This genomic interval from Clostridium kluyveri contains the following:
- a CDS encoding efflux RND transporter permease subunit produces the protein MNLTELSVRKPAAITMLLLFLLGLGVFGYSNLGADLMPSINIPVISISTTYSGASAEDIKKDVVKPIEDSVAGISGIDTLQSTASEGYGQTTIMFKSDANMNTAFLDVQKAVDTAQAKLPKNADKPLLFKMDTNAMPVLMLSVSGNVSHEELYNESNNITDSLKKVEGVGNVSLLGTQQKQLIIKLDKAAVEFYGVNTSLLISKLQSDNVSFPAGQIKQDNLNETVRIMSQLEDIDEIRNLLIPTSIGGTVRLSDIADINLEYPDENQYIRINGKDTIGISIQKQSDANVIETVNNINAELEKVKKRLPKGINLVAAYDSTKFITSSLTEIKRTLIEGIITTALVLFIFLKSWKSSLIVLVAIPTSLIATFFMMYVMKFTLNMMSLMGLSLCIGILVDDSIVVLDNIKQHLSMKKHPHQAAIDGRNEIGLAAIAITLCDVVVFAPVAFISGMAGQFFKEFGLTIAFAALFSLFVSFTITPMLASRVFKGNDDNHKKASGRFTRIKNTKIYKMFSSLSNSLDNITVTYKKALIWSLNHRKRVLIISIAALIGTILLIPAGAIGTELIPSTDQSSFNINMTFDSGATLNQMDKSVKQVENYLHGVKEIKTYYAMIGSSGDSVNSSTSNTASIYVELYPKAERTISQSEVAKKVRSWGNASLSGTDFSVVESDVSSGSSKPISIQILGDDSDTISEISNKVEETIKTVSGITDVDNSTKASDSELKVQMDRLAASQYGVSISDLSSVLRTAIQGSSAGIYTTKGDDYDITVKFNDKYVKTASDIGSIKIISSSGQSVPISEVAKIVKADSPKSISRQDRQDVATVSANIQGRALGAVSKDLTEKLKPLSVPEGYEIKFGGNQESMSTNFTSLIEVLIISLVLIYMILVVLYESFLTPFIRMISLPCALIGAIGILAITGKTLNMMSLIGFIMLDGLASKNGTLLIDYTNTLMKRGKNLREALIESGERRLRPIIMTSATMIVGMLPSALSLGEGSEIKSSMALVVIGGMIASTILTPIILPVVYTLLDDFKNYMLRKIKKHPKIQEV